Within Butyrivibrio fibrisolvens, the genomic segment AGATGAACGCAGGTTGTATCTGCTGCTCACTTGTTGGTGACTTCGATACTAACCTTACAGAGATCATGAATAAGTACTCACCGGAGCGCATCCTTATCGAGCCTTCAGGAGTTGGTAAGCTTTCTGATGTTGCTGAAGCTATTAAGAATGTTACTGAGAAGTTCCCTGATATGATGCTCAACAGCGCTGTAACAGTTGTAGATGTTACTAAAGCTAAGGTTTATATCAAGAATTTTGGTGAGTTCTTCACTAACCAGATTGAAAGCGCCGGCACTATCATCCTCACACGTACAGATAAGGCTGATGATGCCAAGATCGAAGAGGTTGTAGAGCTTATCCGTACTCTTAACAAGAAGGCTACTATCATCACAACTCCTCTTTCAGAGCTTGATGGCAAGGAGATTCTCGATACATTCGAAGGTAATCATGACCTGGAAAAAGAGCTCCTTGAAGAGATGATGAGACAGCATGATGACGACGATGATGAAGACGAGCACGAGCATCACCACCATCACCACGATGATGACGATGATGAAGACGAGCATGAGCATCACCACCATCACCATGATGACGACGATGATGAAGATGAGCATGAGCATCACCACCATCATCACGATGACGATGATGAAGACGAGCACGAGCATCACCACCATCACCACGATGACGATGATGAAGACGAGCATGAGCATCACCACCATCACCACGACGATGATGAAGACGAGCACGAACATCATCACCATCACCATGATGACGATGATGAAGATGAGCATGAACATCATCACCACCATCATCATGAAGCAGAGGCTGATGAAGAGGGCGTTGTGGTTCATCACACCGATGCTCACCACCATCACCACCATCATCACCACCACGGCGGACACGATGCTGACGAGGTATTCCAGAGCTGGGCTCTTGAAACTCCTGTTAAGTACTCAAAAGCCGACATCGAGACAATGCTTGATAAGCTCTCCGATGATGAGAAGTATGGCGTAGTACTTCGCTCTAAAGGCATGGTTGAAGATGCTGATGGCAAGTGGATCGAGTTTGATTATGTTCCTGATGAGACACAGATCCGTGAAGGTCATGCTGATGTAACAGGCAAGATCGTAGTCATCGGTTCTGGCCTTAAGGAAGATGCTCTTGAGAATCTTTTCCGCAGGAGAGGATAAGGAATGCCAGGCTTATAGAAACCTTAAGAAGATTTCTATTCTATGGAATGATTCAAATATTATTATAGCGAGGTAGTTCGCGTGTTTGGAATGAAAGGGAAAGTTAAAATGAAACCCGTTTATATAATCAATGGCTTTTTGGATAGCGGTAAGACAGATTTCTTCCGTTATACAATTGCACAGCCATATTTTCGCAGTAATGGTCTTACTCTTATCATCGTATGTGAAGAGGGTGAGAACGACTATGAGGAGAAACTCCTTAAGTCTACCAATTCTGTAAAAGTTGTAGTAGAAGATGAGTCGGATTTTACTGTTGCCAAGCTTCAGAGCTTTGAGAACAAGTATAATCCTGAGCGTGTTCTTATCGAGTTCAATGGAATGTGGGATCCCAGAGCTATCCATCTTCCCAAGAACTGGAATATTGAGCAGCAGATTACTATGGTCAACTGTTCTACATTTGAGATGTACTATACTAACATGAAGTCCATGCTCGTAGAGCAGATCAGAAAGAGCGATATGATCCTCTTTAACAGATGTGACGGCTTCAATGAAAAGCTCCCTGCATTTAAGAGAAATGTAAAAGCTGTTAATCAGCAGGCTGAAGTTATATTTGAGGACAGAAACGGCGAAGTTGATGTAACTCTTGATGAGGATCTTCCATTTGATCTTAAGGCAGATCCGATAGAACTTAATAACTACGGTTATGGGATGTTCTATCTTGATGCACTTGAACATGCAGATCGTTATAAAGGCAAGAAAGTCAGATTTAAAGCCCTTGTAGCTAAGCCCAAGGATCTTCCTAAGGGAAGATTCGTGCCAGGCCGTCTGTCTATGAACTGCTGTGCACAGGATATGCAGTTCCTTGGTTTTGCCTGTGATTATGACAAGACTGATGAGCTTAATGAGAAGGACTGGGTAGAAGTTACTGCAGAAGTTGGCAAAGAGTTTGTTAAGGAATACAACGGAGAAGGACCTGTACTTAAGGCTGTATCCGTAGTTCCTACAACAGAGCCGTCCAATCCTGTTGTAGACTTTACACAGCCGATATTATCTGATTGATCTTGTAATATAAAAATTAAAACCACCCATTTACATAAAAAGACTCCGCTCCCCTTGTTATCACAGCTCCAAGGGGATGGAGTCTTTTTTAGTGGAAAGATTGATAATAAAAACTTCAAATGCCATGCTGATGAATTTAATAACTGAAAGATAAATGAAGTAGTATGAAGGTCGGTATTCTTGTTATAATAATTAGTAATTAGTATTGTAGCGGGGGATACGATGAATTGAACTTGAGCCTTTATATAAAAGTAAAATGATAAGAAAGAATAAAATGATGAGAAAAAATGAAATGACAAGAAGAGCAGCATCTTGCGTACTTGCAGGTTTACTGCTGCTTACAGCTTGTGGGACTACACCTAAAGAATTATCTGCCATAAGTAGTGGTGCTTCTAAATCTGATATTGTGGATGTTACAAATAGTACAGATGATGCCAATAGTGCAAATGGCGAATTGCCTGAAGCTTTGGCTATGGCTGATGATAAGGCACAACAGCCTTTTAGCTATACCCTTTGCTTTGCAGGAGATATTAACTTCGATGATACCTGGTCCAATATGGTCTATTATCATAACCATGGCGACAACATCTATAACTGCATTGATGAAGACTTTATAAATGAGATGAACGCCGCAGATATCATGTGGATCAATAACGAGTTCACCTATTCATATGGTGGAACGCCCATGCCCGGTAAGGCATATACCTTTAGGGCAGATCCTGATAATGTTAGTATACTAAGTCAGCTGGGAGTAGATATAGTGGGTCTTGCCAATAATCATGTATATGACTATGGAGAAGAGGCTTTCCTTGATACGCTTGTAACACTTGATAATGCAGGTATCCCGTATGTGGGAGCAGGCCGCAATATAGACGAAGCATCAAGCCCTGTATATATGCAGCTTGGTGATCTGACGATAGCATATGTTGCTGCATCAAGAGCTGAGAAGAATAAGATGACTCCGGAAGCAACTGCAACTACGCCAGGGATCCTTCGCTGCTATGATCCGGAGAAGTTTATCGCTGAGATTCAGGAGGCTTCTGAGAATGCAGACTTTGTAATAGCGCTTCCTCACTGGGGGACGGAGTACTCTACAACTTTAGAGAAGGCTCAGACATCAACTGCC encodes:
- a CDS encoding GTP-binding protein, coding for MTKVDIISGFLGAGKTTLIKKLLAEALSGTKTVLIENEFGEVGVDGGFLQQAGIEIREMNAGCICCSLVGDFDTNLTEIMNKYSPERILIEPSGVGKLSDVAEAIKNVTEKFPDMMLNSAVTVVDVTKAKVYIKNFGEFFTNQIESAGTIILTRTDKADDAKIEEVVELIRTLNKKATIITTPLSELDGKEILDTFEGNHDLEKELLEEMMRQHDDDDDEDEHEHHHHHHDDDDDEDEHEHHHHHHDDDDDEDEHEHHHHHHDDDDEDEHEHHHHHHDDDDEDEHEHHHHHHDDDEDEHEHHHHHHDDDDEDEHEHHHHHHHEAEADEEGVVVHHTDAHHHHHHHHHHGGHDADEVFQSWALETPVKYSKADIETMLDKLSDDEKYGVVLRSKGMVEDADGKWIEFDYVPDETQIREGHADVTGKIVVIGSGLKEDALENLFRRRG
- a CDS encoding GTP-binding protein, whose translation is MKPVYIINGFLDSGKTDFFRYTIAQPYFRSNGLTLIIVCEEGENDYEEKLLKSTNSVKVVVEDESDFTVAKLQSFENKYNPERVLIEFNGMWDPRAIHLPKNWNIEQQITMVNCSTFEMYYTNMKSMLVEQIRKSDMILFNRCDGFNEKLPAFKRNVKAVNQQAEVIFEDRNGEVDVTLDEDLPFDLKADPIELNNYGYGMFYLDALEHADRYKGKKVRFKALVAKPKDLPKGRFVPGRLSMNCCAQDMQFLGFACDYDKTDELNEKDWVEVTAEVGKEFVKEYNGEGPVLKAVSVVPTTEPSNPVVDFTQPILSD
- a CDS encoding CapA family protein, producing the protein MIRKNKMMRKNEMTRRAASCVLAGLLLLTACGTTPKELSAISSGASKSDIVDVTNSTDDANSANGELPEALAMADDKAQQPFSYTLCFAGDINFDDTWSNMVYYHNHGDNIYNCIDEDFINEMNAADIMWINNEFTYSYGGTPMPGKAYTFRADPDNVSILSQLGVDIVGLANNHVYDYGEEAFLDTLVTLDNAGIPYVGAGRNIDEASSPVYMQLGDLTIAYVAASRAEKNKMTPEATATTPGILRCYDPEKFIAEIQEASENADFVIALPHWGTEYSTTLEKAQTSTAREYIDAGADVIIGAHSHCLQGMEYYNGALVAYSLGNYWFNEKTLDTMLLEVEISGTGSTIESVEVQIIPGTQSGWVTTAADTPEEKERIYTYMESISIDVEVDENGYVHPLS